A stretch of the Archangium violaceum genome encodes the following:
- a CDS encoding endo-1,4-beta-xylanase, which translates to MNDHYIWRRFVSFVASLVALLLSTQAWAQLAEGQPKFLGNVIGQSVPSNFAQYWNQVTPENAGKWGSVEGTRNQMNWAQLDAAYDFAQQNGFKFKGHTLVWGSQYPSWMTSLSAAEQRAEIEQWIQLYAQRYPNTWAIDVVNEPIKTPLPFKAALGGDGVTGWDWVITSFQLARKYLPNTKLLINEYGTENDPPVRAQYINIINLLKARGLIDGIGVQAHYFNLDNMSASQMTATLNDYASTGLDVYISELDITGGGTEAGQAAKYQELFPVMWNHSSVKGITLWGYIVGQVWRDGTGLINSNGSKRQAMVWLENFFKTSPGFSISATPGSASVSRGATAAASIAVTRTGGFTGSVSFAVSGLPTGVTATFTPPSTTGDSATLTFSASSTATLGTSNVMVTATSGTLSSTATIALAVGGGTQPDFSISAQPSSLTIKPGASGSAALEIARFGGFTGSVSLGASGLPSGVTATFSPASTTGNSSSLTLTASSSATVGSATVTITASSGTLSRSATLRLIVNTDDGSGNVTITPVVASSNAWFNEQQIRISHTVPLTALTVTVVIQRTTGLSVAGQHNSVGGQINQTITSSASAFTYQFTLAPGQTLNPGVDRVFAAQTRGSGTEHPTSGDAYTITYTTGGQTFTRSGTF; encoded by the coding sequence ATGAATGATCACTACATATGGAGACGATTCGTATCCTTTGTAGCCTCACTCGTCGCGCTGCTACTCTCGACCCAGGCCTGGGCGCAGCTCGCAGAGGGTCAGCCCAAGTTCCTCGGCAACGTCATCGGTCAAAGTGTGCCGTCGAACTTCGCGCAGTACTGGAATCAAGTCACCCCGGAAAATGCAGGTAAGTGGGGCTCCGTTGAAGGTACCCGGAATCAGATGAACTGGGCGCAGCTCGATGCGGCCTACGACTTCGCTCAACAAAATGGATTCAAGTTCAAGGGACACACGCTCGTCTGGGGCTCACAATACCCCTCGTGGATGACGTCGCTGTCCGCCGCCGAGCAACGGGCTGAGATCGAGCAATGGATTCAGCTGTACGCGCAGCGTTATCCGAACACCTGGGCCATAGACGTCGTCAACGAGCCGATCAAGACACCGCTTCCGTTCAAGGCGGCGTTGGGCGGTGACGGCGTGACTGGGTGGGATTGGGTCATCACTTCGTTTCAGTTGGCGCGGAAGTACCTGCCGAACACCAAGCTGCTCATCAATGAGTACGGCACCGAGAATGATCCGCCGGTCCGTGCACAGTACATCAATATCATCAACCTGCTGAAGGCTCGCGGTCTGATCGATGGCATCGGTGTCCAGGCCCACTATTTCAATCTGGACAACATGAGCGCAAGTCAGATGACCGCCACGCTGAACGACTATGCCTCAACCGGCCTGGATGTCTATATCTCCGAGCTCGACATCACTGGCGGTGGCACAGAGGCCGGGCAGGCGGCGAAATACCAAGAGCTGTTCCCGGTGATGTGGAATCACAGCAGTGTCAAAGGCATCACTCTCTGGGGTTACATTGTCGGACAGGTCTGGCGCGACGGTACCGGACTCATCAACAGCAATGGCTCCAAGCGTCAGGCGATGGTCTGGCTGGAGAACTTCTTCAAGACGAGCCCGGGTTTTTCCATCTCCGCAACGCCAGGCAGCGCTTCAGTCAGCCGCGGCGCGACCGCCGCTGCGTCTATCGCGGTCACGCGCACGGGTGGATTCACGGGCAGCGTGTCGTTCGCGGTCAGCGGCCTGCCTACAGGCGTTACGGCCACGTTCACTCCGCCGTCTACGACCGGCGACAGCGCCACGTTGACCTTCAGTGCATCGAGCACGGCGACTCTGGGAACGAGCAACGTGATGGTAACTGCCACCTCTGGCACGTTGTCGAGCACGGCGACGATCGCGCTCGCCGTTGGCGGGGGAACGCAGCCGGACTTCTCGATCTCCGCACAACCCTCGAGTCTCACGATCAAACCCGGCGCAAGCGGATCCGCGGCTCTCGAGATCGCACGCTTCGGTGGATTCACTGGCAGCGTGTCGCTTGGCGCGAGTGGACTGCCGAGCGGAGTGACGGCCACGTTCAGTCCAGCCTCGACCACCGGGAACAGCAGCTCGTTGACACTCACCGCCTCGAGCTCGGCGACCGTCGGGAGCGCAACGGTCACGATCACCGCGTCCTCCGGTACGTTGTCTCGAAGTGCGACGTTGAGGTTGATCGTCAATACGGACGATGGCTCTGGGAATGTCACCATCACTCCTGTCGTGGCGAGTTCAAATGCCTGGTTCAACGAACAGCAGATTCGTATCAGCCACACGGTCCCGCTGACCGCACTGACAGTCACGGTGGTGATTCAGCGTACGACAGGTTTGAGCGTCGCAGGGCAGCACAACTCGGTTGGCGGCCAGATCAACCAGACCATTACAAGCTCGGCTTCGGCGTTCACGTATCAGTTCACGTTGGCGCCTGGGCAGACGCTGAATCCCGGAGTCGATCGCGTGTTCGCGGCCCAGACTCGCGGTTCGGGTACGGAGCATCCGACCAGCGGCGATGCGTACACGATCACGTATACAACGGGCGGACAGACATTCACCCGGAGCGGCACGTTCTGA
- the xylB gene encoding xylulokinase, with protein sequence MFIGMDLGTSEVKVLLLDRDQRIVATAREPLAVSRPHPLWSEQAPQEWWDATCRALDGLAAAQPAALRAVEAIGLSGQMHGAVVVDAHDRVLRPAILWNDGRSGAECEELMLKAPRLTELAGNLAMPGFTAPKLLWLRRHEPEAFAQIATVLLPKDWLRLQLTGEKVSEMSDAAGTLWLDVARRDWSDELLEACGLHRHQMPTLVEGCEPSGRLLPQWSRRWGIPRTAVVAGGAGDNAASAVGIGAVAPGQGFLSLGTSGVLFVCNDRFRPNPQSAVHAFCHALPRRWHQMSVMLSAANCLTWAARLTGHADVSAFLSHIDSLTPDAMHHAPLFLPYLSGERTPHNDPNASGVLFGLLNDHAAASVAYAVMEGVSFGLRDGLLALRQGGTAVERLSLVGGGARSERWAQLLADVLDLELVTHEGSEAGAALGAARLAWLSVGGDEAAVCLPPPVAQRWRPRAPEHRQYLMQRYERFRALYPALKRLNPR encoded by the coding sequence ATGTTCATCGGCATGGATCTCGGTACCTCTGAAGTGAAGGTGCTGCTGCTGGACCGTGACCAACGGATCGTGGCCACCGCTCGCGAGCCTCTCGCTGTCTCGCGACCGCATCCGCTGTGGTCGGAGCAGGCCCCCCAGGAATGGTGGGACGCGACGTGCCGCGCCCTGGATGGGCTGGCCGCTGCCCAGCCGGCGGCCCTGCGCGCTGTCGAAGCCATTGGGCTGTCGGGCCAGATGCACGGCGCAGTGGTGGTTGATGCGCACGACCGGGTGCTAAGGCCGGCCATCCTGTGGAACGACGGACGCAGCGGCGCCGAATGCGAGGAGTTGATGCTCAAGGCGCCGCGCCTTACCGAGCTCGCGGGCAACCTGGCAATGCCAGGGTTCACGGCGCCGAAGTTGCTGTGGCTGAGGCGCCATGAACCCGAGGCATTCGCGCAAATCGCCACCGTCTTGCTGCCAAAGGACTGGCTGCGCCTACAACTGACAGGCGAGAAGGTGAGCGAGATGTCGGACGCCGCGGGGACACTGTGGCTCGACGTTGCCCGTCGCGACTGGTCCGATGAGCTCCTTGAGGCCTGCGGCCTGCACCGGCATCAGATGCCCACGCTGGTCGAGGGGTGCGAGCCGAGCGGGCGGCTCCTTCCGCAATGGTCCCGTCGTTGGGGCATCCCGCGGACCGCGGTGGTGGCGGGAGGCGCCGGAGACAACGCGGCGAGCGCGGTGGGCATTGGCGCCGTGGCGCCGGGCCAGGGCTTCTTGTCGCTCGGCACTTCGGGCGTGCTCTTCGTCTGCAATGACCGCTTCCGGCCCAACCCGCAGTCGGCCGTCCACGCATTCTGCCATGCGCTCCCGCGGCGCTGGCACCAGATGAGCGTGATGTTGTCGGCCGCCAATTGCCTCACCTGGGCGGCGAGGCTCACCGGACACGCCGACGTGTCGGCATTCCTCTCGCACATCGATTCGCTCACCCCCGACGCGATGCACCATGCGCCGCTCTTCCTTCCGTACCTGTCCGGCGAGCGCACGCCTCACAACGACCCGAATGCCAGTGGCGTGCTGTTTGGTTTGTTGAACGACCACGCAGCGGCGTCGGTGGCGTATGCGGTGATGGAGGGCGTGAGCTTTGGCCTGCGCGATGGCCTGCTCGCCCTGCGGCAGGGTGGCACCGCGGTGGAGCGCTTGTCTTTGGTGGGCGGCGGTGCACGCAGCGAACGCTGGGCGCAACTGCTGGCGGACGTGCTCGACCTCGAGCTTGTGACCCATGAAGGCAGCGAGGCAGGTGCGGCCCTCGGTGCAGCCCGTCTGGCCTGGCTCTCTGTGGGTGGCGACGAGGCCGCGGTGTGCCTCCCTCCCCCCGTGGCGCAACGATGGCGGCCTCGCGCGCCCGAGCATCGGCAGTACCTGATGCAACGCTACGAGCGCTTCCGCGCGCTGTACCCCGCGCTCAAGCGCCTGAACCCCCGATGA
- a CDS encoding FAD-dependent oxidoreductase, producing METPGRRFGSAVVIGSSMAGLLSARVLADHFDKVTLVERDVRVEGPAARKGVPQGPHIHVLLDTGRRILDKYFPDLFEQLQVQGAEFIDSSGDLAWHHFGVWKLRRTSGIPGLLCTRPLLEWNVLRRVKARPNVEVREGCSIEGLISDEKGTGRITGVRVKTPQGEESWEADLVVDASGRGSRMPQWLEAIGYARPEEEQVIVDLSYTTCLHEPPPHFQKEWKALFLYPSPPKAWRAGFISHVEGGRWLVTLNGYFGEHAPTEYAGFLEYARSLTRPDLYNYLKEATPIGPISQHKVKDCRWRHYEKLPRFPEGLVILGDAACAFNPLYGQGMSVAGLGAELLDTCLREQAERGELSGLAQRFRERLPEVIRLPWLLGTGMDLLYPQAVGKRPFGLGLLHWYILRLMERTSTDAHVHRQFYRILHLHAGLEAVLQPSVALPVLGHGVMSLLRPLERLANTETRPPPFTPPSPSPVPVQKSTG from the coding sequence TTGGAAACCCCTGGACGCAGATTCGGAAGCGCCGTGGTCATCGGCAGCAGCATGGCGGGGCTCTTGAGCGCGCGGGTGCTCGCGGACCACTTCGACAAGGTGACGCTGGTGGAGCGGGATGTCCGGGTGGAGGGGCCCGCCGCGCGCAAGGGTGTTCCGCAAGGGCCGCACATCCACGTGCTGTTGGACACGGGCCGGCGCATCCTCGACAAGTACTTCCCGGACCTGTTCGAGCAGCTCCAGGTCCAGGGCGCCGAGTTCATCGACTCGAGTGGAGACCTCGCCTGGCACCACTTCGGGGTGTGGAAGCTGCGCCGCACCAGCGGCATCCCCGGGCTGCTGTGCACCCGGCCCCTGCTCGAGTGGAACGTCCTGCGCCGGGTGAAGGCGCGGCCCAACGTAGAGGTGCGCGAGGGCTGCTCCATCGAAGGGCTCATCTCCGACGAGAAGGGCACGGGGCGCATCACGGGCGTCCGGGTCAAGACACCCCAGGGCGAGGAGTCGTGGGAGGCGGACCTCGTCGTGGATGCCAGTGGCCGGGGCTCGCGGATGCCTCAGTGGTTGGAAGCCATCGGCTACGCGCGCCCGGAGGAAGAGCAGGTCATCGTGGACCTTTCCTACACGACGTGCCTGCACGAGCCGCCGCCCCACTTCCAGAAGGAATGGAAGGCGCTCTTCCTCTATCCAAGTCCTCCCAAGGCCTGGCGCGCGGGTTTCATCTCACACGTGGAGGGAGGCCGGTGGCTCGTCACCCTCAATGGCTACTTCGGGGAGCACGCGCCCACCGAGTACGCGGGGTTCCTCGAGTACGCGCGCTCACTGACGCGTCCAGACCTGTACAACTACCTGAAAGAGGCCACGCCGATAGGGCCCATCTCCCAGCACAAGGTGAAGGACTGCCGGTGGCGGCACTACGAGAAGCTGCCCCGCTTTCCCGAGGGGCTGGTCATCCTGGGAGACGCCGCGTGTGCCTTCAACCCCCTCTACGGGCAAGGCATGTCGGTGGCGGGGCTTGGCGCGGAGCTGCTGGACACCTGCCTTCGCGAGCAGGCCGAACGAGGCGAGCTATCGGGCCTGGCGCAGCGCTTCCGCGAGCGGCTGCCTGAAGTCATCCGGCTCCCGTGGCTGTTGGGCACGGGCATGGACCTGCTGTATCCGCAGGCCGTCGGGAAGCGGCCCTTCGGGCTGGGCTTGCTGCACTGGTACATCCTGCGGCTGATGGAGCGCACGTCGACCGACGCACACGTCCATCGCCAGTTCTACCGGATACTGCACCTGCACGCGGGGCTGGAGGCGGTTCTCCAGCCCTCCGTGGCCTTGCCCGTGTTGGGCCATGGCGTCATGTCGCTCCTCCGCCCTCTCGAGCGGCTGGCGAATACCGAGACACGGCCTCCCCCTTTCACGCCCCCGAGTCCAAGCCCTGTCCCGGTCCAGAAGTCCACGGGGTAG
- a CDS encoding extracellular catalytic domain type 1 short-chain-length polyhydroxyalkanoate depolymerase, whose protein sequence is MMNWLASARLAATLLTCGIAIGSTPVLAASLIEVTNFGENPTNLRMHVYAPDILASPPPILVAVHYCTGSGPAFFSGTEFRTLADRYGFIVIYPSATRSGNCFDVSSPQALRRGGGSDPVGIMSMVTYVIDTYGADENRVYVAGASSGAMMTNVLLGNYPDVFKAGAAFMGVPFGCFATTDGSSWNSTCANGNLIKTAQEWGALVRAAHPGYTGERPRMQLWHGTADTTLRYPNFGEEIKQWTNVLGLSQTPTFTDHPQANWTRTRYGGTGVDAPVEAISLEGVGHTLPLSGMAAMVIQFFGLDGAAAPDDQPPSTPADLTAPAWTSNSVSLNWSLSTDNVGVSGYDILRAPGAAGGSFVQVATSPTTSFVNSGLSPNTTYRYQVRARDAAGNASLVSNTVTVTTLGGGTGDGVCAATAVVQNQWQDGYVIQPVTVTNRGTAAINGWTVTFSLPSGHTIASYWNATITTIGQTATARNGSYNGTLAPGGSTTFGVQVRRPSGDTQVASAYTCTSP, encoded by the coding sequence ATGATGAATTGGCTCGCATCTGCTCGACTGGCTGCCACGCTACTCACTTGCGGAATAGCCATTGGTTCGACTCCCGTTCTCGCGGCATCGCTCATCGAGGTTACAAACTTTGGAGAAAATCCCACCAATCTGAGAATGCATGTCTACGCGCCGGACATACTGGCCTCGCCGCCGCCCATCCTGGTGGCTGTCCATTATTGTACCGGGTCAGGTCCTGCATTCTTCTCTGGAACCGAATTCCGTACGCTGGCTGACCGCTATGGATTCATCGTCATCTACCCATCGGCGACGCGGAGCGGTAACTGCTTCGATGTTTCCTCTCCGCAAGCACTACGGCGCGGCGGAGGGAGCGATCCGGTTGGCATCATGTCCATGGTCACCTATGTGATTGACACCTATGGTGCGGACGAAAACCGGGTGTACGTCGCAGGCGCATCCTCCGGCGCGATGATGACGAACGTGCTTCTTGGGAATTATCCGGACGTATTCAAAGCCGGAGCGGCGTTCATGGGAGTTCCCTTCGGGTGCTTCGCTACCACCGATGGCTCGTCGTGGAACAGTACCTGCGCCAACGGCAACCTGATCAAGACCGCGCAGGAGTGGGGCGCTCTCGTGCGCGCGGCCCATCCCGGCTACACCGGAGAGCGTCCCAGGATGCAGCTGTGGCACGGCACGGCCGATACGACGCTGCGCTACCCGAACTTCGGCGAGGAAATAAAGCAGTGGACGAACGTTCTGGGGCTGAGCCAGACGCCGACCTTCACGGACCATCCGCAGGCGAACTGGACACGCACCCGCTACGGCGGCACTGGCGTTGATGCCCCGGTCGAGGCCATCAGCCTCGAAGGTGTCGGGCACACTCTGCCCTTGAGCGGTATGGCCGCCATGGTCATCCAGTTTTTCGGGCTGGATGGCGCGGCAGCTCCTGATGACCAGCCACCCAGCACACCGGCGGACCTCACGGCCCCCGCCTGGACCAGCAATTCGGTTTCTCTCAACTGGAGTCTGTCGACCGACAACGTAGGGGTGAGCGGCTACGACATCCTGCGAGCCCCTGGTGCGGCCGGTGGTAGCTTCGTGCAGGTCGCAACGTCCCCGACGACGTCATTTGTGAACAGCGGCTTGAGTCCGAACACAACCTACCGCTACCAGGTCCGTGCCCGAGATGCTGCGGGTAATGCTTCTCTTGTTTCGAACACGGTGACCGTGACCACTCTCGGCGGTGGAACAGGCGATGGAGTATGCGCGGCAACGGCAGTGGTCCAGAACCAATGGCAGGATGGCTACGTCATCCAACCGGTTACCGTAACGAATCGCGGCACCGCGGCCATCAATGGCTGGACTGTCACTTTCAGTCTTCCCTCTGGCCATACGATTGCCAGCTACTGGAACGCGACGATCACGACGATCGGTCAAACCGCTACGGCTCGAAACGGCAGCTATAACGGAACACTCGCGCCGGGCGGTAGCACGACATTCGGGGTCCAGGTCCGTCGTCCGTCGGGTGACACACAGGTCGCTTCGGCGTACACGTGTACGTCGCCGTGA
- a CDS encoding zinc-binding dehydrogenase encodes MAVKLAASMGAEVTVLSTSHTKEADARRLGAQGLEVTQDADTVKKLSGPIDLILDTLSAPHDYNQDMGMLRPQGTMVVVGVPPETVPVHACSLIGGNKRLAGSMIGGIAETQERDAQRHPRGPGGARPANEAARRGLTLRLRPPSARAAELGTAHCLPPL; translated from the coding sequence ATGGCCGTGAAGCTCGCCGCGTCCATGGGCGCGGAGGTGACGGTGCTCAGCACGTCCCACACCAAGGAGGCCGACGCGCGCCGCCTGGGCGCCCAGGGCTTAGAGGTCACCCAGGACGCGGACACCGTCAAGAAGCTGTCGGGCCCCATTGATCTCATCCTCGACACCCTCTCCGCCCCGCATGACTACAACCAGGACATGGGCATGCTGCGCCCCCAGGGCACCATGGTGGTGGTGGGCGTGCCGCCGGAGACAGTGCCCGTGCACGCGTGCTCGCTCATCGGCGGCAACAAGCGCCTGGCCGGGTCGATGATCGGCGGCATCGCCGAGACGCAGGAGCGGGATGCTCAGCGTCATCCGCGCGGACCGGGCGGAGCCCGACCAGCCAACGAAGCCGCACGTCGCGGGCTGACGCTCAGGCTGAGGCCTCCGAGCGCGCGAGCAGCCGAACTGGGAACAGCCCACTGCCTTCCGCCGTTATAA
- a CDS encoding glycoside hydrolase family 43 protein, with the protein MLTKLRAAAATGLLGAAAGGCATAQRATPADPQFLNQPLISSIYTADPSAHVFDGRIYLYPSHDIEAGVPEDDLGSHFAMRDYHVFSMERVGAEVTDHGVVLRLEDIPWAGRQLWAPDAAYKDGKYFLYFPAKDKQDIFRIGVAVSDRAEGPFKAEPEPIKGSFSIDPAVFTDTDGQSYMIFGGIWGGQLQRWATGTYEQNGSVTDLKQPDKPALMPKIARMNADMLTFAEAPRDLSIVDEAGKPLLGGDSDRRFFEGSWMHKYQGRYYLSYSTGDTHRLVYAVADNPYGPFTYQGVLLEPVQGWTNHHSIVEHDGKWWLFYHDTQLSGKTHLRNVKVTELNYNPDGSIRTINPMR; encoded by the coding sequence ATGCTGACCAAACTGCGTGCCGCTGCTGCGACAGGGCTGCTGGGCGCCGCCGCAGGCGGTTGTGCCACGGCCCAACGGGCGACGCCCGCTGACCCCCAATTCCTGAATCAGCCGCTGATTTCGAGCATCTACACCGCCGATCCCTCAGCCCACGTCTTCGACGGCCGCATCTATCTCTACCCGTCCCATGACATCGAGGCGGGCGTGCCTGAGGATGACCTCGGCAGCCACTTCGCCATGCGCGACTACCATGTCTTCTCGATGGAGCGCGTCGGGGCGGAAGTCACCGACCATGGCGTGGTGTTGCGGCTCGAGGACATCCCCTGGGCCGGCCGCCAGCTCTGGGCTCCCGATGCCGCATACAAGGACGGCAAATACTTCCTGTACTTCCCGGCCAAGGACAAACAGGACATCTTCCGCATCGGCGTAGCGGTCTCTGACCGGGCAGAGGGGCCGTTCAAGGCCGAGCCGGAGCCGATCAAAGGCAGCTTCAGCATCGACCCGGCGGTGTTCACCGATACCGACGGGCAGTCCTACATGATTTTCGGCGGCATCTGGGGCGGCCAACTGCAGCGTTGGGCGACCGGAACCTACGAGCAGAACGGCTCGGTGACCGACCTGAAGCAGCCGGACAAGCCTGCGCTGATGCCCAAGATCGCGCGCATGAACGCCGACATGCTGACGTTCGCCGAGGCTCCACGTGACCTCTCCATCGTCGACGAAGCCGGCAAGCCACTACTCGGCGGCGATTCCGACCGGCGCTTTTTCGAGGGCTCCTGGATGCACAAGTACCAGGGCCGCTACTACCTGAGCTACTCCACGGGCGACACCCACCGGCTGGTGTATGCGGTCGCCGACAACCCGTACGGACCCTTCACCTATCAGGGTGTGCTCCTGGAGCCGGTGCAAGGCTGGACCAACCACCACTCGATTGTCGAGCACGATGGCAAGTGGTGGCTGTTCTACCACGACACCCAGCTCTCGGGTAAGACGCACCTGCGGAACGTCAAGGTGACTGAGCTGAACTACAATCCTGACGGTTCGATTCGAACGATCAATCCGATGCGCTGA
- the xylA gene encoding xylose isomerase, which yields MGSSYFADIKPIRYEGPESDNPLAFRWYDKDRIVLGKRMEDHLRFAVCYWHSFVWTGLDPFGGETFLRPWFTGGSPMELAVRKAEAAFDFLSRLGVPYYCFHDRDVAPEGATPRESLSNFRHMVEHLAAHQQRTGVKLLWGTANLFSHRRYMAGAATNPDPEVFAMAATQVKAALDATLQLGGENYVLWGGREGYETLLNTDLRQELDQLGRFLNLVVDYKHRIGFTGTILLEPKPREPTKHQYDFDVATVYGFLKRYGLEKEVKVNIEANHATLSGHSFEHEIALAQALGIFGSLDMNRGDPQLGWDTDQFPNNLPETAIALYSVLQGGGFTTGGLNFDAKVRRQSIDPTDLFHGHVGAMDLCARALLVAARMIEDDRLAKAVRERYAGWQTSFGRDALEGRLSLEALSERVLSRNEDVTPVSGRQEALENLVNRYI from the coding sequence ATGGGCAGCAGCTATTTCGCCGATATCAAGCCAATCCGTTATGAGGGGCCCGAAAGCGACAACCCGCTGGCCTTCCGCTGGTACGACAAGGACCGCATCGTGCTTGGCAAGCGCATGGAAGACCATTTGCGGTTCGCCGTGTGTTACTGGCACAGCTTCGTGTGGACAGGGCTGGACCCTTTCGGGGGCGAAACCTTCTTGCGGCCCTGGTTCACCGGCGGGAGCCCCATGGAGCTTGCGGTGCGCAAGGCCGAGGCCGCGTTCGACTTTCTCAGTCGGCTCGGCGTCCCGTACTACTGCTTCCATGACCGCGATGTCGCGCCAGAGGGCGCCACGCCGCGTGAAAGCCTGTCCAACTTCCGTCACATGGTGGAACACCTTGCCGCACACCAGCAACGCACCGGTGTCAAGTTGCTGTGGGGCACGGCGAACCTCTTCAGCCATCGTCGCTACATGGCGGGGGCCGCCACCAATCCCGACCCGGAGGTGTTCGCCATGGCCGCCACGCAGGTCAAGGCGGCGCTCGATGCAACCCTGCAACTGGGCGGCGAGAACTACGTCCTGTGGGGTGGGCGCGAGGGCTACGAAACGCTGCTCAACACGGATCTGCGGCAGGAGCTCGACCAGCTCGGGCGTTTCTTGAACCTGGTCGTGGACTACAAGCACCGTATCGGCTTCACGGGCACGATCCTTCTCGAACCCAAGCCGCGCGAGCCAACCAAGCACCAGTACGACTTCGATGTGGCAACGGTCTACGGCTTTCTGAAGCGCTACGGACTGGAGAAGGAGGTGAAGGTCAACATCGAGGCCAACCATGCGACCTTGTCCGGCCACAGCTTCGAGCACGAGATCGCTCTGGCACAGGCGCTCGGCATCTTCGGCAGCCTGGACATGAACCGGGGCGATCCACAGCTGGGCTGGGACACCGACCAGTTCCCGAACAACCTGCCCGAAACCGCCATTGCGCTCTACTCGGTGCTGCAGGGGGGGGGCTTTACGACCGGCGGGTTGAACTTCGACGCCAAGGTACGGCGCCAGTCGATCGATCCGACCGACCTGTTCCACGGCCACGTCGGGGCAATGGACCTCTGCGCCCGGGCACTCCTGGTCGCAGCGCGCATGATCGAGGATGACCGGCTCGCCAAGGCCGTTCGTGAGCGCTACGCCGGCTGGCAGACATCTTTTGGGCGAGACGCGCTCGAGGGTCGCCTCTCACTGGAAGCGCTCTCCGAGCGCGTGTTGAGCCGTAATGAAGACGTGACTCCGGTTTCCGGACGGCAGGAGGCGCTGGAAAACCTGGTCAACCGTTACATCTGA
- a CDS encoding MotA/TolQ/ExbB proton channel family protein yields MRNVVFRSARRHSRKFASQMDTLLSRGDFDGAASAKLGPDVGCLGRTIRAGLVAYRVAEEDSRDEVMESVARSLERQAQREVQSLKRGLSHLATVASTAPFVGLLGTTMGIVTAFQQMA; encoded by the coding sequence TTGCGGAACGTCGTGTTCCGCTCGGCCCGTCGCCACTCACGCAAGTTCGCCTCGCAGATGGACACGTTGCTCTCCCGGGGCGACTTCGACGGCGCGGCGAGCGCCAAACTGGGGCCCGACGTGGGGTGTCTCGGCCGGACCATCCGCGCGGGGCTCGTGGCCTATCGCGTCGCCGAGGAGGACAGCCGTGACGAAGTCATGGAGTCGGTGGCTCGAAGCCTGGAGCGCCAGGCCCAGCGCGAGGTGCAGAGCCTCAAGCGCGGCCTGAGCCACCTGGCCACCGTGGCCTCCACCGCGCCCTTCGTGGGCCTGCTGGGCACCACCATGGGCATCGTCACCGCCTTCCAGCAGATGGCCTAA
- a CDS encoding CBS domain-containing protein, translated as MSTFVHELMLNDVAVLAPRTTLREAAARMSRSGRGLLVIADEEKVHGLVTMRRLILGAEAAAQGYPIHGIGDLASSRFVLAREDEHLSQLAPRMVRAGVRRAIVVDEDGQVSGVITTLELARAERRRWRRLRAVDLSSEGSFPASDPPSWTGTVAG; from the coding sequence ATGTCCACGTTCGTTCACGAGCTCATGCTCAACGATGTTGCCGTGCTCGCCCCCCGGACCACGCTACGCGAGGCCGCAGCGCGAATGTCACGCTCGGGCCGAGGCCTCCTCGTCATCGCGGACGAGGAGAAAGTCCACGGTCTGGTGACGATGCGCCGGCTCATCCTGGGCGCAGAGGCCGCGGCCCAGGGGTACCCCATCCATGGCATTGGTGACCTGGCCAGCAGCCGCTTCGTCCTCGCACGTGAGGACGAGCACCTCTCGCAGCTCGCCCCGCGCATGGTGCGGGCCGGCGTCCGCCGCGCCATTGTTGTCGACGAGGACGGACAGGTGTCGGGCGTCATCACGACCTTGGAGCTCGCGCGCGCGGAGCGGCGCCGGTGGAGACGTCTGCGTGCCGTGGATCTCTCGTCCGAGGGCTCGTTCCCGGCAAGTGATCCCCCCTCGTGGACCGGCACCGTGGCCGGCTGA
- a CDS encoding glycoside hydrolase family 11 protein: protein MCNNQTGTHNGYFYTMWKDSGSGCLNLGSDGNYSITWSLGSSGNMVAGKGWATGSTNRVIGYNAGIFNPGSNGYLTLYGWSTNPLIEYYVVDNWGSFTPPGNGATILGTVTTDGGTYNIYRTLRVNAPSIEGTRTFYQYWSVRTSKRPTGTNNTITFANHVNAWQRLGMNLGTMNYQVLATEGFGSNGSSNVTVWQQ from the coding sequence GTGTGCAACAATCAAACGGGCACCCACAACGGGTACTTCTATACGATGTGGAAGGACTCCGGGTCAGGCTGCCTGAACCTGGGCAGCGACGGCAATTACAGCATCACCTGGAGCCTCGGCTCGAGCGGCAACATGGTGGCTGGGAAGGGCTGGGCCACGGGCTCGACCAACCGGGTGATCGGCTACAACGCCGGAATCTTCAACCCCGGCTCGAACGGCTATCTGACGCTCTATGGTTGGTCGACGAACCCGCTGATCGAGTACTACGTCGTCGATAACTGGGGCAGCTTCACTCCGCCCGGCAATGGCGCCACGATCCTGGGCACCGTCACCACCGACGGCGGCACCTACAACATCTACCGGACCCTGCGGGTCAACGCCCCCTCCATCGAGGGCACCCGAACCTTCTACCAGTACTGGAGCGTGCGGACCTCCAAGCGCCCCACCGGCACCAACAACACCATCACCTTCGCCAATCACGTCAACGCCTGGCAGCGCCTGGGCATGAACCTCGGTACCATGAACTATCAAGTCCTGGCGACCGAGGGCTTCGGCAGCAACGGCAGCTCCAACGTCACAGTCTGGCAGCAGTAG